In Limibacter armeniacum, the sequence CCACCACATGGGTAAACTGATTCCTGATCGCTTTGCTTTCCTTGATCTTCTTGGGCCATGAGATTATCATCGGGTTTCTTACTCCTCCTAAATGACTGGCTACCTGCTTGGTCCATTGGAATGGTGTATTCATCGCCCAAGCCCACTCAGCAGGGAAATGGTTGAAGTGTTTTTCCGTTCCCAACTCATCAATATGAGGCAGCACTTCCTCATAAGTAGTCTCATGGGCATTGAAGAATGCAATCTCATTCATACAGCCTTCCAATCCTCCCTCTGCCGAAGAACCATTATCACCCACGATATAAATGATCATGGTATTTTCAGCATCCGGCAAGGTCTTGACATAGTCCATCACCCGCCCTACCTGAGCATCGGCATGTGCCCCATAGGCAGCAAAAATTTCCATCATATGGCTGTACAGCTTTTTCTGGTCGGCATTCAGGCTCTCCCATGCCGGCAGACTTTTGGGACGGGTTGTCAGCTTGGCATCGGCAGGGATTACCCCCATCTCTTTTTGACGCTTGAAGGTCTCTTCCCGATACTTATCCCAGCCCATATCAAACTTGCCTTTAAACTTGTCAATCCATTCTTTCGGTGCCTGATGTGGACTGTGTGTTGCAGCCAAAGCCAAATAAACAAACCAAGGCTTTTCAGGCTCAAATGCCTCTGCCTTTTGCAAGTACGCAATGGTCTTGTCTGCAAGGTCTGCACTCAGGTGATAGTTCGGGTCATCTGGACGCTCTATTGGGTTCAGGTTTTCGATCAGGTCCGCCTTGAACTGGTTGATATCTCCCGCATTAAAGCCATAGAAGTAATTAAATCCCAATCCTGTGGGCCAGTGGTCAAAAGGTCCCAATGGACCTGTCTCATATACGGGTGTATTGTGGTTTTTTCCAATCCAAGCGGTGGCATAGCCATTTTGTCTCAGTATTTCGGCAATGGTAGCCGTACTTTTCGGGATTACACCAGTATAGCCGTCATATCCGGTAGCCAGCTCTGTAATAATACCTGTACCGGAAGACTGGTGGTTTCGCCCAGTCAGTAAGGCAGCTCGGGTAGGTGAGCAAAGCGCTGTCGTATGGAAACGATTATAGATCACGCCCTTCTCTGCCAGCTTTTCCATATTGGGTGAAGGTACCCCTCCACCGCTTACAGCAAACTGGCCAAACCCGGCATCGTCTATCAGGACAAGCAAAATGTTGGGAGCGCCTTCCGGTGGTTTGGCAGGCTGTGGAAACTTGGCAGGGTCACTGTCCTTGAAGGTCGTCCCCACGACACCCTTGAATCGGTATTCCGGTCGAGGTAAGACTTCCTGTGCAAAGGCACGTGGTACGTACACTAGCAACAGCAACATAAAAATAGTAGGTTTCATATTCGTTATCAGTTAGATCTAAAGAGGCAAAACAGAAAGGAGTGAATACCTAACAGGTAGCTAATAAGATACTTTTAGAGTTGACTTCAATAGCTAAATCAAGTGCATCAACAAAATGTAAAATGAAGTAAAAAAGAAGGGTATTTATCTATACTAAAGAAGTAGCCTTTTATGCTATATTATAAGTTTTCAAATTGAGCATTTATTTTAATAAATATATTTTCAGTACAAAACCCCATTCAATAACATTATATACAATCACAGAGTTCAAACTTTATTGCAATAAAAACTGCCCAACATACTTATATAAAAATATTCATATGTATTAAAGTCAATTTACGATGAATATCAGACTCAACTAAGTATTCTAATTGAAGTAATCACAATCCACCTTCCCCACTGTTTACGCTGTTTATCAGATAAAGTCATCCTGAAAAGTAACCATCACTTCTTGATTCCCTCATTATGAAATTTGTAACACAACGATAATTAAACACTAATAACCAAACACTTACCACTACAACTGACGCTTGTAAAACCTCCTTCTCTTCTTAAAAAGGGATCGTATAACCAACTTTCCTTATTGAAATGGTAACTAAAAAGTTTCATCACAACAGGCTCAGGACAATACCTGTTTAAGTCCTAAGATCTTTATACCTACATTCCATTCATCGCAATTCTTGTTCTTCCTATCGCACTATTTTCTTTTGAAAAATCTATACGCTCTACTTTGACACTCAATAGAAATTATGATCACTGGTTTTTAAGCGAACCTGATCGTCACGTGCTTTCTACTTTAAAAATTGTGCTAATGAAGACACCTGATTTTTATTACAGTGGATTTAAATCACAAACAGCATAGAAAAAGTAGAATTACAACAAACTATTAATAAACTAAATACTAGGTAATTATGACCAAATTGCGGAACACAAAACTCCAAATCACCCACCGGGTAATTTTTCAAGCAGTGACAGCCCTTATTATTTCATCATTAGTTATACTTTCAGGTTGCAATGATGACGATGAAAACGTAGTAGATGAAGCCTCCATTACATCCATAGATTGTAGCGGCGTCACTTTTGACTTGACTATAGACGGCCCAGATATTTCAGGTACAGCTACCGTTCCTTATTCCGGCGGAAATGGCGTGGCTTATGACACTGCAATGGTGATCTCTTCAACTGGTGTAATAGGCTATACTGCTACATTGGAAAGCGGTACGTTGGCGAGTGGCGAAGGTAACTTGGTCTTTGATATCACGGGTACATCCACAAATCAGATGGGCGGCGGCATCGCTTTCTTCAGTGTAGCTTTTGGAGGTCAGGCCTGCGTACTTGAGATGACACTTGATGGTGGATTCGATGGCGGCATGGAACCTGGCGCTGGTGGTCCTGGCGGAGACATGGGCGACATTGTGGACAACGGCTTCTCAGATGTTGAAGCGGTAGAAGTTACGGCTTGTTCTTCTGCTTCAGGAATTGAGAAGATCATTTGCCTTGCCGAATCTTTTATCGCATTGCTTGATGATGAAGAGTTGGCAATTGTACAGCTTGATTACTCAGTGGAAAATGCACAGAAATGGTCTAACCTACCAGAAGGAATGGCAGGAATCAGACTGGGACTTTCTCTGGGCGAAATGGATTCAACACAAGTGGCCTATGTAAAAGCCCTGCTGAAAGAAGTTACCGGAAGTAAAGCAAACGAAGGATGGGACGAACTGTATCAACACCTTATCGCTGACAATTACCTAGGTGACAATGGAGGCGGCAATACTTACGGCTCTCACAATTACTATTTTGCCTTGTTGGGAACACCATCTACCTCCGGCACTTTTGAGATCCAATTCGGAGGCCATCACTTTGCGCTTGCCAACACTTACATTGATGGAGAACTGGTGGGTGCTACTCCTTCTTTCCGTGGCATTGAACCATTCGGTACTTTCACTTACAATGGTGAATCTTACCAAACCATGAATGATGAGCAAGCAGCTATGGTGGCTATGCTGGCAGGACTGTCTTCTGACGAGCTGGCAACTGCTCAACTGAGTGGTACATTCGGTGATCTTGTAGCTGGCCCTCAGAATGATAACAATTTCCCTGCAACGCCTTCTGGACTGAACGTAGGTGGACTAACCTCTGCTCAGAAAGAACTGGTACTTGCCGTAATCGAAACTTACGTTGCTGACCTGTCTGATACTGAAGCTGAAAAAATCATGGACAAATATGAAAGCGAGATAGACGATACCTACATCGGATATTCAGGTACAACCAGCGTAACTGAAAGAAACGATTATGTCAGAATCGATGGCCCGTCTGTATGGATTGAGTACAGTACGCAGTCTGGCGTTATCCTGTCAGGCACACACCCTCACTCTGTATGGAGAGACAAGACATTTGATTACGGTGGAAATTAATTTTTTCCACTGCTGAAACATTCAGTGACAACCTGCCCTCCTGCTGAGGGCAGGTTGCTTTCAACCAATATGATAACAAATCCGTCCGACTTCAGGTGCAGGTACATTTCTGCAAGGTGATCGGGCAGCATTACTTATTGAATACCAGTATGCATTTCAGAAAGCTATGGCATGTATCACTTTTGCTGCTACCTGCCTTCATGATACTACCCTCAAAAATTTTGGCTCACCCCATGCCCAATACGGTGGTGGAACTTTCCGTTTCAGATCATTCTGTTTTTGGTGTGGCAAAGATGCCTTTTATAGTTTGGATGGATGCCACCAAAAGCACTGAAGAGAAAGTTGACAGCACACAGATCGTAGGTTATTTCCAGCAACATATCAAGGCGCTATCAGGGAATGACGTTTGGAAAACCAACATCAGTGGCTTTAAGACGATCGAAGAGTTTGACCGTGAAGTTGGTAAGTATACTGAACTGGAGATTTATTTTGAGCTGACACCTTCTACCCCATCGGCACTTCACCAGTTTGATTTTGCCTATGATGCCATCATTCATGAGGTACTCACCCACAAGATTCTCATTTACCTGAAATATGACTGGAACAGCGGGATGATCACAGATGAGGCTACCAGACCTGTTGGCGTTATAGCGACAGATTTTAAATTGGGAAAATGCCTGCCACTGAAGATTGACATTGATGGCGGAAGCTGGATCAAAGGCACTTGGGCCATGTTTTTATTTGGAATGGAACATATCCGTGTTGGGTTGGACCATATTCTTTTCCTGCTCACGTTGTTGATCGTCTCGCCGCTGGCAGTCTTTGATAAAAGGTGGACAGGCTTTGAAGGCTATAGGCACACCCTCTTCCGATTTCTGAAAATAAGTATTGCCTTTACAATTGGCCATTCAATCACATTGCTTGTTGGCAGCTTTGACCTGATTCCTTTCCGTGCTCAGTATATCGAAGTTCTGATTGCCCTATCCATCCTGATATCTGCCATTCACTGCATCAAACCTGTTTTTGTAAAGAAAGAGGCTTGGGTGGCGGCCGGCTTCGGGCTTATCCATGGTTTGGCATTTTCGATTTCACTTTCATCCATGAACCTCGGATGGCAGGCAAGGTTACTGAGTGTTGTCGGATTCAACCTTGGCATCGAAAGCATGCAGCTTATCATTATGGTTTGCTTCTTTCCCTTACTGATCACCAGCAAATGGAAATTTTACCCAGCCTTCAGGGTTGCCTTTGCCATCATCACAGGCATCACTGCCGTGGCGTGGATTTTTGAACGCGTTCTGGAGAAAGAAAATTTCATTACCGAGATCGCTAATTCTATTTTATAAACAATCAGCATGAATTTTTTCAAATCAATTTACAGTACAATTTTTTTTGTACTGGTCGGTTCTGCCGCATTGGCTCAAGGAATTTCAGGAAAGGTGGTGGATGAAACAGGACTTGCCATAGAAGCAGTACTCGTACAAAATCTTCACACCGATCAGCACACCCACACCAACCAACAGGGAACATTTTTACTCAACGGTATAGAAGCAGGCGATACGCTTACGCTAACACATGCCGCATACAATACGATTAGTGTTGT encodes:
- a CDS encoding arylsulfatase; protein product: MKPTIFMLLLLVYVPRAFAQEVLPRPEYRFKGVVGTTFKDSDPAKFPQPAKPPEGAPNILLVLIDDAGFGQFAVSGGGVPSPNMEKLAEKGVIYNRFHTTALCSPTRAALLTGRNHQSSGTGIITELATGYDGYTGVIPKSTATIAEILRQNGYATAWIGKNHNTPVYETGPLGPFDHWPTGLGFNYFYGFNAGDINQFKADLIENLNPIERPDDPNYHLSADLADKTIAYLQKAEAFEPEKPWFVYLALAATHSPHQAPKEWIDKFKGKFDMGWDKYREETFKRQKEMGVIPADAKLTTRPKSLPAWESLNADQKKLYSHMMEIFAAYGAHADAQVGRVMDYVKTLPDAENTMIIYIVGDNGSSAEGGLEGCMNEIAFFNAHETTYEEVLPHIDELGTEKHFNHFPAEWAWAMNTPFQWTKQVASHLGGVRNPMIISWPKKIKESKAIRNQFTHVVDIAPTILEVVGLEEPNMVNGVPQKPMEGRSFMESLTDGKAKESHTMQYFEMFANRGIYKDGWWAASLSFEPWNPVRDNYDPFEAKWELYNIDKDFSQATDLAKSEPAKLEELKALWWAQASKYNVLPLDWRGAERFSAEMTGKPNPSAGRTHFVYPSPISGLPEATAPDLKNKSFSITADVEVDENSNGMIFTQGGNTAGWAFYLKDGQLYFSHNYIDLKRYTINSTSKVPAGKHEVKADFTYNGGEKEFGKSGTVKLLVDGKVVGEGKIDQTTPIKYSLDETQDIGMDGGTPIDDNYDTPFHFKGNLTNIRLDLSR
- a CDS encoding HupE/UreJ family protein yields the protein MQVHFCKVIGQHYLLNTSMHFRKLWHVSLLLLPAFMILPSKILAHPMPNTVVELSVSDHSVFGVAKMPFIVWMDATKSTEEKVDSTQIVGYFQQHIKALSGNDVWKTNISGFKTIEEFDREVGKYTELEIYFELTPSTPSALHQFDFAYDAIIHEVLTHKILIYLKYDWNSGMITDEATRPVGVIATDFKLGKCLPLKIDIDGGSWIKGTWAMFLFGMEHIRVGLDHILFLLTLLIVSPLAVFDKRWTGFEGYRHTLFRFLKISIAFTIGHSITLLVGSFDLIPFRAQYIEVLIALSILISAIHCIKPVFVKKEAWVAAGFGLIHGLAFSISLSSMNLGWQARLLSVVGFNLGIESMQLIIMVCFFPLLITSKWKFYPAFRVAFAIITGITAVAWIFERVLEKENFITEIANSIL
- a CDS encoding DUF3500 domain-containing protein encodes the protein MTKLRNTKLQITHRVIFQAVTALIISSLVILSGCNDDDENVVDEASITSIDCSGVTFDLTIDGPDISGTATVPYSGGNGVAYDTAMVISSTGVIGYTATLESGTLASGEGNLVFDITGTSTNQMGGGIAFFSVAFGGQACVLEMTLDGGFDGGMEPGAGGPGGDMGDIVDNGFSDVEAVEVTACSSASGIEKIICLAESFIALLDDEELAIVQLDYSVENAQKWSNLPEGMAGIRLGLSLGEMDSTQVAYVKALLKEVTGSKANEGWDELYQHLIADNYLGDNGGGNTYGSHNYYFALLGTPSTSGTFEIQFGGHHFALANTYIDGELVGATPSFRGIEPFGTFTYNGESYQTMNDEQAAMVAMLAGLSSDELATAQLSGTFGDLVAGPQNDNNFPATPSGLNVGGLTSAQKELVLAVIETYVADLSDTEAEKIMDKYESEIDDTYIGYSGTTSVTERNDYVRIDGPSVWIEYSTQSGVILSGTHPHSVWRDKTFDYGGN